The segment GATCGGCGGGGCCGGAGCCGCCGGGCGCCGCTGCCGCGGGCGGCAGCGGGTGCAACCCGTGCAGACCTCCACACGGTTGCCGAAGACCTGCTCCAGCATGTCCCGGGTGTCACCGCCCAGCCCCTGATTGCGGCGGCGCAGGTGCACCACGAACCGGCGGGCGGCCACCGTCACCAGGGCACTGACCAGGGCGTCGCCGGGATCCGGCGCCACCCCCTCCCCCGGGCCGGCCACCCAGGCCTCTCCCGGTGGCAGGGACACGGCCCGCCCCTGCTCATCGGTCATGGTGAAGGCGCCCGACGGTTCCACCACCACATGGACCACATCCAGCCGCGGCACCTGCAGGTCGACGAACTGCCGCAGCAGCCGCACGAAGTCCCGGTACTCCCGGTCCAGCAGGTACTCGTCCACCGCCCGGTCCACGGCCAGCTCCAGGGCCTCCACGTAGTCCCGGCACCGGAACCGCAGGAACCCGTCGACCAGGAGCAAACCGGCGCCCTCCACGTACGCCGCCACCTGGCGGCTCAACTGGTAGCGGAGCTGCCCGTCCCGGGCCGGTGCGGTGGCCAGGTGCCGGCGGGCGTAGGCCAGGGCCTGGTGCCGCTCGTCGGGAGCCAGATGGGCGTAGCGGCGGGCGACCAGCCGCTGCATCAGGTGCCAGCGGTGCTCGTCGTGGATGAAGGCCACGATGGCCCGCACCACCCGGGCGCGCCAGTCGCGGAACAAGGGATCGGCCTCCGACGCGGGCACCGCCTCGCCCCTTCCGGCGGGGCCGGCACCGGTACCTGCGGGCGGCGTGGTCACCGGGTCCGCCGCGGCCACCCCGTTCGGGTCGCCGCCGGGCCGGCTCGGGGCCCCGGCGGCGCCGTTCCCGCCCCCGCGCCGGCAGGGCGGGTGCCGTGCACCCCGGGCTCGGCACCGGCCCCGGGCCGCCCCGCTTCCCCTGAGCCGCCGCGGGTTCTGCCCGGCAGGCCTCCGGGGGTGGCGGCGCCTCCGATGCCGGCGGTGCCGGGATGCGCTGCCGGGGCCGGCGTGGAGCGCAGGGAGGAACCGGCCGCCCCCGGGGCGGCATCGCGCCGGCGGGACGGGGCCCCGCGGGCGGCCGCGCCGGCGGTTGTGCCCAGGGCCCCTGAAATCCACCCCGGCCCTCCCAGGAACAGGCCGCCGAAGTCGTACCGCAGCTCCGCGGCCATCCGGCTCCAGGATGCGGCCGGACCCGGAGAACCCGGCCGCGCGCTTCCGGCCCGGCCGGGTTCCTCCCAGGTCCCGCCAGTGCCGCCGGGACCCCCGCCCGGGACCGCCGCCGGACCGGCCGGGGTCCGGCGGCCGCCCCGCAACGGCCCGTTCCGGCGCCGTCCCGGCAAGGCGGGGCCCTGGACGGCCAGGAAGAACCAGTTGCCGCACTGGTATTCGCTCAGCTGGGGCGGCTCGAGCCCGCAGGCCGCCGCCAGGGGGGTAAAGGCGGCCACCTCCTGCTCCAGCCGCTGGCGCAAGGAATCCGGCGGTTGGGCGGTGCCGATGACCAGCAGGTCGGACATTCCCATCGCTCCCTTCCCCGCCGCCTTCCCCCGTAGTGTGAGCACGGGGGCGGGGGGTCAACCGCCCGGCCCCATGTCACCGATATGGCCGGGCGAGGGAGGACATGCCGGGTCAGCGTGGGCGGCCGCGCGATGCAGCGGCGGTGCGGCGGCGATCAAGGCACCCATGTCCGGCCTGCCAGCAGCGGGCCCAGGGCGATCACCTGAACGGTCACTCGAACGGCCACCTGAACGACCGGATTAACGACCGCCGGCGCGACCGGCCGCCGCAAAAGCAGAAGACCCGGCCGCCGGGTGGGGCCGGGTTCCGATAACAGCTCCGGGCCAGGTGAAGGGCGGAACCGGCTAGCGGAAGCCCGAGGCGCAGGGCGAAGGCGAGACAGGGGGCGAAAGCGGGGGCCGGCGCGGCACCGCGTCCGGCAGTCCCGGGGTCGGCCCGGTGGCCGCGGTCAGGAGGTGGCGGCGTCACGGTCCCCGGGGGCGGCACCGTCCCGGCTGGTCGGGCCGCCTTCAGCCGGCCCCACCGTGCCAGCCGGCTCACCGCCAAGAGCGGCCCGGACGGCGGGGTCCGTCGCCTCCCAAACCTGGGGCGCCCGGGCGCGGATGGCCTCCCCCACCGCCCGCCGCTGGGCGTCCGAAAGCCCCTCCAGGTCGATCACCCCTTTAAGGGCCCGGGACATGTCGTTGACGTGACGCGCCAGGTGCTTGTACCCCACCATGGCCTGCCGGTCGATCCACATAGGACTGGCCACGGCGCCCCGCACCCCGCGCCCGCCGGCGCCGCCCTGGGCGATCCAGACCACCCAGTACTGGCGGGCCCCGGGCACCTGGGCCGGATCGTCCACCCAGCGTACCCCCTGCTCGACCGGCGATTTGGCGTGCAGGGCACCCGGCGACACCGTGGCCCGGTCGCCGTCCACCAGGATGGCGGCCAGGCCCCCCAGATGGCTGTGGGGCCCCGGCCGGGTTCCTACCAGCTGCAGCCGCACGGCCCCGCCGCCCCCACCGGCGCTGCCCCCACCGCCGGACGCACCGCCGGATGAAGGCGCCGGACTGCCCTGGCCGCCCGGGGAACGCACTGGCGGAAGCGTTTCGCCTGAGGGTACCACGCGCCATCCCTCCATGGGTCGAGGCCGGGTCAAGGCCCGCTCCGGGTGAAGACACGCTTCCAGGGCGTCAAGGCCCGCCCGCGGCGGCTCCGCCCGTGCTCCGTCCGGTTTCCGGACGAACCTGCCCGCAGCGCCCGCCCGGCACGCCGCCGGCGGGCATGCCGGCGGGACCGGCCGGTCCGGCGCGCCGGACGGGCCGGGAATACCGGGCCCGCCCTCAACTGTCCCGGGTCGGCCGGCGGGCGGGCATCTCCTCCAGGCGGACGGGCACGCGGAACAACTCGGCGCCGCGCAGCACCGTCACCTCCAGCTGGTCGCCGGGCCGGCGGCCCACCAGCCGCTTGCGGACGTCGCCGATGGTGTCCACATGTTCCCCCTGCACCGCCACGATCATGTCGAAGACCTGCAGGCCGGCCTTCTCCGCCGGGCTGGAGGGCATCACCCGGGTGATGACGATGCCCCGGTCGGCCGGCAGTTCGAAGGTGCGCACCCAGTTGTCGTCGATCACCTCGGCGTACCCCTGGATACCCAGCCACAGGTGCCGCACGGCCCCCTCCTGCAGGATCTGGCCGGCAATGGCCTCCACCAGGTGGACCGGCACGGCAAACCCCAGGCCATGGCCCTCCAGCTTGACCGTGGTGAGCCCGATGACCCGGCCGTCGAGCAGGGCCAGGGGCCCGCCCGAGTTGCCCGGGTTGATGGGCGCGTCCGTCTGGATCAGCCCGTCCAGCGGCGTACCCTGCGGGGTAGGAAGCGACCGGTCCACCGCGGAGATGATCCCCATGGTCACCGTGGTGCCCAGGCCGAAGGGGTTGCCCACGGCGATCACCGCCTGGCCGGGCTTCAGGCTGCGCGAATCGCCCAGCGTCGCTGCCGGCAGGGGGCCGCTGGCGATCTCCACTACGGCCACGTCGTACAGGCGGTCGCGGCCGGCCACCGTCCCGGTGACCCGCTTGCCCGACGGCAGGAGGACCGTGACCTCCGCCGCGCGACCGACCACGTGGGCATTGGTCAAGATCAGGCTGCGGCCCGGCTCGGAGCGCCAGATCAGGCCGGAACCCACGGCGTCGATGAGGCGCCGCCCGCCGCGCCGGTGCTGCCGCGCGATCTGCACCACCGACGGGCTCACGGCCTCCACCGCGCGGGTGATCCACTGGGACAGGGGGTCCATCCAGGGCTCGGTCACTCCGAAGCCTCCTCTCTCCCTTGAGGAAGGCCGGGAGCGCGGGCCACCGGCCCACGCTCCCGGCCGGCGAGCGCGCCCCGCGCAGGTGCGGGTCGCGCCGTGGCGCCGCACGCCATGGAGGCGCCTTTCGCCTCCGCGGCATGCGGATCCTTCGCAGGATGACTTTGACTAT is part of the Thermaerobacter subterraneus DSM 13965 genome and harbors:
- a CDS encoding S1C family serine protease, with amino-acid sequence MTEPWMDPLSQWITRAVEAVSPSVVQIARQHRRGGRRLIDAVGSGLIWRSEPGRSLILTNAHVVGRAAEVTVLLPSGKRVTGTVAGRDRLYDVAVVEIASGPLPAATLGDSRSLKPGQAVIAVGNPFGLGTTVTMGIISAVDRSLPTPQGTPLDGLIQTDAPINPGNSGGPLALLDGRVIGLTTVKLEGHGLGFAVPVHLVEAIAGQILQEGAVRHLWLGIQGYAEVIDDNWVRTFELPADRGIVITRVMPSSPAEKAGLQVFDMIVAVQGEHVDTIGDVRKRLVGRRPGDQLEVTVLRGAELFRVPVRLEEMPARRPTRDS
- a CDS encoding YwhD family protein encodes the protein MRLQLVGTRPGPHSHLGGLAAILVDGDRATVSPGALHAKSPVEQGVRWVDDPAQVPGARQYWVVWIAQGGAGGRGVRGAVASPMWIDRQAMVGYKHLARHVNDMSRALKGVIDLEGLSDAQRRAVGEAIRARAPQVWEATDPAVRAALGGEPAGTVGPAEGGPTSRDGAAPGDRDAATS
- the ytxC gene encoding putative sporulation protein YtxC; the encoded protein is MFRDWRARVVRAIVAFIHDEHRWHLMQRLVARRYAHLAPDERHQALAYARRHLATAPARDGQLRYQLSRQVAAYVEGAGLLLVDGFLRFRCRDYVEALELAVDRAVDEYLLDREYRDFVRLLRQFVDLQVPRLDVVHVVVEPSGAFTMTDEQGRAVSLPPGEAWVAGPGEGVAPDPGDALVSALVTVAARRFVVHLRRRNQGLGGDTRDMLEQVFGNRVEVCTGCTRCRPRQRRPAAPAPPIR